In one Zalophus californianus isolate mZalCal1 chromosome 10, mZalCal1.pri.v2, whole genome shotgun sequence genomic region, the following are encoded:
- the APCS gene encoding serum amyloid P-component — protein MDKLLLWVFALATLPGASAQTDLSGKVLVFPQESSTDHVTLTPKLEKPLKSFTLCFRAYSDLTRAHSLFSYNAQGKDNEILVYKERAGQYSLHVGGTKVTSKVAEEFPSPTHICVTWESSTGIAEFWINGKPLVKKGLRKGYSVATKPKIILGQEQDSYGGGFQKNQSFVGEIGDLYMWDSVLSAQQIMSVQQGSYLLDPNVLDWSALDYEIQGYVVIKPLVWN, from the exons ATGGACAAGCTCCTGCTTTGGGTCTTCGCCCTTGCCACTCTCCCGGGAGCCTCTGCTCAGACAG ACCTCAGCGGGAAGGTGCTTGTATTCCCTCAAGAATCTTCTACTGACCACGTGACCTTGACTCCAAAGCTGGAGAAGCCTCTGAAGAGCTTTACCTTGTGCTTCCGAGCCTACAGTGACCTGACCCGTGCCCACAGCCTCTTCTCCTACAATGCCCAGGGCAAGGACAATGAGATCCTGGTCTACAAGGAAAGAGCTGGGCAGTACTCGCTGCACGTTGGAGGAACCAAAGTCACCTCCAAAGTTGCCGAGGAGTTCCCCAGCCCCACGCACATCTGTGTCACCTGGGAGTCTTCTACCGGCATTGCCGAGTTTTGGATCAACGGGAAGCCACTGGTGAAGAAGGGCCTGAGGAAGGGCTACTCGGTGGCAACCAAGCCCAAGATCatcctggggcaggagcaggatTCCTATGGAGGGGGGTTTCAGAAGAACCAGTCCTTTGTGGGGGAGATTGGGGACTTGTACATGTGGGACTCCGTGCTGTCTGCACAACAGATCATGTCTGTGCAGCAAGGCTCCTACCTTCTTGATCCCAACGTCCTGGACTGGAGTGCTCTGGACTATGAGATCCAAGGCTATGTCGTCATCAAGCCCTTGGTCTGGAACTGA
- the LOC113932658 gene encoding LOW QUALITY PROTEIN: putative olfactory receptor 10J6 (The sequence of the model RefSeq protein was modified relative to this genomic sequence to represent the inferred CDS: inserted 2 bases in 1 codon; deleted 1 base in 1 codon) encodes MQRKSLTEVREFVFLGFPRFRDYQIALFVVLLALYTLTLAGNAIITNIICIDPHLHTPMCFFLSMLASSETAYTLVTIPRMLSGLLAQNQPISTAGSTAQMFFVALASSNCFLLTAMGYDCYVXYTVLMSKRVCVQLMCGTSGIGLAVAVVQVTSIFTLPFCHRVVGHFFHDILPILKLSCIDTAINEIINFVVRSCVIPVFISYVLIVSTILKISSAQGRKKAFTTCASRLTVVTVHYGFAPIAYLKPKSEDSAEQDHLLSVSMYTINPPLLNPVVYSLRNEEVKDAPRRAVGKKHLIHWPRLYETSIPEQHVSSLPPTLPACPEQSLLRWDVPILLQHPYHQVLIFVSIYSKVLCRHFHLGI; translated from the exons atgcagagaaagagcCTCACAGAGGTGAGGGAGTTTGTTTTCCTGGGCTTCCCCAGGTTTCGTGACTATCAGATTGCCCTGTTTGTGGTTCTTCTCGCCCTGTACACATTAACCCTGGCGGGCAATGCTATCATCACGAACATCATCTGCATTGACCCTCACCTGCACACACCCATGTGCTTCTTCCTGAGCATGCTGGCTAGTTCAGAGACCGCGTACACGCTCGTCACCATTCCACGGATGCTGTCTGGTCTCCTGGCCCAGAATCAGCCCATCTCCACAGCAGGCTCAACCGCCCAAATGTTCTTTGTTGCCTTAGCCAGCAGCAACTGCTTTCTGCTCACCGCAATGGGCTATGACTGCTACGT GTACACAGTCCTCATGAGCAAGAGGGTGTGTGTCCAGCTGATGTGTGGCACCTCTGGCATTGGCCTGGCCGTGGCAGTCGTCCAGGTGACATCCATATTTACCTTACCCTTCTGTCACAGAGTGGTTGGACATTTCTTCCATGACATCCTCCCCATCCTAAAACTCTCCTGTATTGACACCGCTATCAATGAGATCATCAACTTTGTTGTCCGTTCATGTGTGATCCCAGTCTTCATCTCCTACGTCCTCATCGTCTCCACCATCCTCAAGATCAGCTCTGCCCAGGGCCGGAAGAAGGCCTTCACCACCTGCGCCTCCCGCCTCACGGTGGTCACCGTCCACTATGGCTTTGCCCCCATTGCCTACCTCAAGCCCAAGTCCGAGGATTCTGCAGAACAAGACCACCTTCTCTCAGTGAGT ATGTACACCATCAACCCTCCCTTGCTGAACCCTGTTGTCTACAGTCTGAGGAACGAGGAGGTCAAGGATGCCCCACGCAGAGCTGTGGGGAAAAAACATTTAATACACTGGCCCCGTCTGTACGAGACGTCTATCCCTGAGCAACATGTGTCTTCACTGCCTCCAACCTTACCAGCGTGTCCTGAGCAGTCCCTTCTGCGATGGGATGTGCCCATCTTGCTTCAGCACCCCTACCATCAAGTCTTAATCTTTGTTTCCATATATTCCAAAGTGTTGTGCAGGCATTTTCATCTGGGTATCTGA